In a genomic window of Cytobacillus sp. FSL H8-0458:
- the yqfC gene encoding sporulation protein YqfC, producing MAKKWGQFVRGWMTKNMELPQDVMMDLPRITMIGQIHIYIENHRGLLAFSDKELRLLLKQGQLLIRGKAFVIKTILPEEILLEGKIDSVTYITDTD from the coding sequence ATGGCAAAAAAGTGGGGACAATTCGTCCGCGGCTGGATGACTAAAAATATGGAGCTTCCTCAAGATGTCATGATGGATCTGCCCCGCATTACAATGATCGGGCAAATCCATATCTATATAGAAAACCACAGGGGATTACTGGCTTTCTCAGATAAGGAATTAAGACTGCTTTTGAAGCAGGGACAGCTTTTAATAAGAGGGAAAGCCTTCGTCATAAAAACGATACTGCCGGAAGAAATACTGCTCGAGGGAAAAATTGATTCAGTAACTTATATTACAGACACTGATTAA
- the yqfD gene encoding sporulation protein YqfD: protein MKNQWIEFYRGLVTVKASGKGIERFINALTRSGINIWNVKNHGTHSVTFKMKLEDAKKIRSHARNSDCRIEFLQRAGAPFLMKRLLKNSGFAAGALAFFAVILLLSNMVWGIEIKGANPATEYQIIKELDKMGVKKGKLQFFVDNVESIQRTISNNIDAITWVGVELKGTTYHLQVVEKNEPEKPEYLSPRHLVAKKKAVIVEMFVEEGRPVVDIHDHVQPGQLLVSGIIGKEGQTETVPSKGEVFGETWYKSEVILPLKSTFKVFSGNEKVKHSIRIGNLEIPIWGFGKPEFEEYELEENEKVVKFLKWELPVSYVNKTFREREQVTRIYSNKEAFEAAKDLARKKIKSSLDENAKVKGEKVLHQSIDNGKVTIAIHFQIIENIAEGQPIIQGDSE, encoded by the coding sequence ATGAAGAACCAGTGGATTGAATTTTACAGGGGCCTTGTAACAGTTAAAGCAAGCGGGAAAGGAATAGAAAGATTTATTAATGCGCTTACCCGGAGCGGAATCAATATCTGGAATGTAAAGAACCATGGAACGCATTCAGTCACCTTCAAAATGAAATTGGAAGATGCCAAAAAAATAAGGAGCCACGCCAGGAACAGCGATTGCAGAATCGAGTTCCTGCAGCGGGCAGGAGCACCGTTCCTTATGAAAAGGCTGCTGAAAAACAGCGGATTTGCAGCTGGTGCCCTCGCGTTTTTTGCTGTCATTCTCCTTTTATCCAATATGGTTTGGGGCATAGAGATTAAGGGAGCAAATCCAGCAACGGAATATCAGATCATCAAAGAATTGGACAAGATGGGGGTTAAAAAAGGAAAGCTGCAGTTTTTTGTAGATAACGTGGAGTCAATTCAGCGGACGATATCCAACAATATTGATGCGATAACCTGGGTTGGCGTGGAGTTAAAAGGGACAACCTACCATTTACAGGTAGTTGAGAAAAATGAACCTGAGAAGCCCGAGTATTTAAGTCCGCGTCATCTGGTAGCTAAAAAGAAAGCTGTCATTGTAGAAATGTTTGTTGAAGAAGGACGTCCAGTCGTCGATATTCATGATCATGTTCAGCCAGGACAGCTTTTAGTCTCCGGGATCATCGGGAAAGAGGGCCAAACGGAGACTGTTCCTTCAAAAGGGGAGGTTTTCGGGGAGACCTGGTACAAATCTGAAGTCATTCTTCCGCTTAAGAGCACATTCAAAGTCTTTAGCGGCAATGAAAAAGTTAAGCATAGCATCAGAATCGGAAATCTCGAGATTCCCATATGGGGATTTGGGAAACCGGAGTTTGAAGAGTATGAATTAGAGGAAAATGAGAAAGTAGTAAAGTTCCTGAAATGGGAACTGCCTGTTTCATACGTAAATAAGACATTCCGTGAAAGAGAGCAAGTCACCAGAATATATTCCAATAAAGAGGCTTTTGAAGCTGCGAAAGATTTGGCCAGAAAAAAAATAAAAAGCAGCTTAGATGAAAATGCTAAAGTTAAGGGAGAAAAAGTTTTGCACCAATCAATTGACAATGGTAAAGTAACTATAGCAATACATTTCCAAATTATTGAGAATATTGCAGAAGGACAACCAATTATTCAAGGAGATTCGGAATGA
- a CDS encoding PhoH family protein encodes MTEDLKTMNLQLEDPNEAIALLGNSDANLKIIEQELNVSIVTRGESVYVSGEMDKVELAGKVLDKLLYVIRKGINISQRDVMYALQMANKGTLEYFSDLYEEEITKNAKGKSIRVKTLGQRQYIHAIRQNDLVFGIGPAGTGKTYLAVVMAVNALKNGNVKRIILTRPAVEAGESLGFLPGDLKEKVDPYLRPLYDALHDILGAEHTQRMIERGTIEIAPLAYMRGRTLDDAFVILDEAQNTTQAQMKMFLTRLGFGSKMIITGDRTQVDLPKGVKSGLIAAEDILKGVSGLSFVHLEQSDVVRHPLVARIIQAYQKEDSQ; translated from the coding sequence ATGACAGAAGACTTGAAAACAATGAACCTGCAGCTTGAAGATCCTAATGAAGCCATTGCATTATTAGGCAATTCAGATGCAAACCTAAAAATTATTGAGCAAGAACTGAATGTTTCCATTGTAACCAGGGGAGAATCCGTTTATGTGTCTGGCGAAATGGACAAGGTGGAACTGGCTGGAAAGGTTCTGGATAAACTGCTTTATGTAATCCGGAAAGGAATAAATATAAGCCAGAGAGATGTTATGTATGCTCTTCAAATGGCAAACAAGGGAACACTTGAGTATTTCAGTGATTTATACGAAGAAGAAATCACAAAAAATGCAAAAGGAAAGTCTATTCGTGTTAAGACATTAGGACAGCGTCAATACATTCATGCAATCCGCCAGAATGACCTGGTTTTTGGCATAGGGCCAGCAGGAACAGGAAAAACGTATTTGGCAGTTGTAATGGCTGTCAATGCTTTGAAAAATGGGAATGTGAAAAGAATTATTCTTACCCGCCCTGCAGTCGAAGCAGGGGAAAGCCTTGGCTTTCTGCCGGGGGATCTGAAGGAAAAAGTCGATCCTTACTTACGGCCTTTGTATGATGCTTTGCATGATATATTAGGTGCAGAGCATACACAAAGAATGATTGAAAGAGGCACGATTGAAATTGCACCGCTGGCTTATATGCGCGGAAGAACCTTAGATGATGCCTTTGTCATTCTGGATGAAGCGCAAAATACAACTCAGGCGCAAATGAAGATGTTTCTGACCAGGCTGGGCTTTGGTTCAAAAATGATTATTACCGGAGACAGAACACAGGTTGACCTTCCAAAGGGTGTAAAATCAGGCCTGATCGCAGCAGAAGACATACTAAAGGGTGTAAGCGGACTATCATTCGTTCATTTGGAACAAAGTGATGTTGTGCGGCATCCGCTTGTGGCGAGGATTATTCAGGCATACCAAAAAGAAGATAGTCAATGA
- a CDS encoding HD family phosphohydrolase, giving the protein MPNLQQSMTTIRNLLNMTFFRVLLFVLLGVAMYFSMYSNVKPEKLDLSLFSVAEQTIRSPITIEDKASTERKRKEAENNVKDIYVVKKEIAQNRVDLVTSIFGSVSEVNEEVKEVMDEKKKAAATESGKDVEAPDPSAPGPEDKLSMVKEKLTDDVTREVSDGVFLALLQAKEGELSIAKDLTVTAINKIMNNEIPAEQVENAKKRVEEELKFTSLNSDLKKAAIELGRYAIYQNQFYDPAATEELRQQTIESVEPVKILQGQIIVEENQLISRDIYRQLELAGLLDSVNSIQPFIGLSLIIVIVLSALYYYFHELNVQRELKQSYLLLFSLVFILSILLMKVISLFQYADYSEIGYIYPAAMGAMLIKILIDEKLAMYYTIIMAISGSIIFNEGVTGTFQLTSAIYILCSGLAAILFLSKQNRRSKILQAGLFVSAVNILVIFSMLFLRNGHYETIEYGFYFVIALISGISSAVLAIGLLPYFEAGFGILSTMRLIELSNPNHPLLRKILIESPGTYHHSVMVANLSESACEAIGANGLLARVGCYYHDIGKTKRPQFFIENQVNIENPHDRLPPQTSKNIIIAHAADGAEMLRKHKMPKEIVDIAEQHHGTTLLKYFYYKAKQNGLEVKEEDYRYPGPKPQSKESAVIGIADSVEAAVRSMAHPTTEQIEDLVKKIIADRLQDGQLNECDLTLKELETVSHSFCETLNGIFHSRIEYPEMTKQKVKQA; this is encoded by the coding sequence GTGCCAAATCTTCAGCAGAGCATGACGACAATCAGAAATTTACTTAATATGACCTTTTTTCGTGTTCTCTTATTTGTTCTATTGGGAGTTGCTATGTATTTTTCCATGTATAGCAATGTGAAGCCTGAAAAGCTGGATTTAAGTCTGTTCTCTGTGGCTGAACAGACAATAAGGTCACCCATAACAATAGAGGATAAAGCAAGCACAGAAAGAAAGAGAAAAGAAGCAGAAAATAATGTAAAGGATATTTACGTTGTAAAAAAAGAGATTGCACAAAACAGAGTTGACCTGGTTACTTCCATTTTTGGATCCGTATCGGAAGTGAATGAAGAAGTAAAAGAAGTGATGGATGAGAAAAAGAAAGCTGCTGCAACTGAGTCCGGCAAAGATGTAGAGGCACCAGACCCTTCCGCTCCTGGTCCTGAAGATAAATTATCCATGGTTAAAGAAAAACTCACTGATGACGTAACACGTGAAGTATCTGATGGCGTCTTCCTTGCTTTGCTGCAGGCAAAGGAGGGGGAACTGAGCATTGCGAAAGACCTTACTGTCACTGCTATCAATAAAATAATGAATAATGAAATTCCGGCTGAACAGGTGGAGAACGCGAAGAAGCGTGTTGAAGAAGAACTGAAGTTCACCAGCTTAAATTCAGATTTAAAAAAAGCCGCAATAGAGCTGGGTCGCTATGCAATATATCAAAATCAATTTTATGATCCTGCTGCTACGGAAGAATTGCGGCAGCAAACTATCGAGAGTGTGGAGCCTGTAAAAATCCTTCAGGGACAGATCATTGTTGAAGAAAATCAGCTGATCAGCAGGGACATATACAGACAGCTTGAACTTGCAGGACTTCTTGACAGTGTTAATTCGATTCAGCCTTTTATAGGCTTATCTCTGATCATTGTCATCGTTTTATCAGCCCTATACTATTATTTCCACGAATTGAATGTGCAGCGGGAATTAAAGCAAAGCTATTTATTGCTGTTCAGCCTTGTTTTTATCTTATCGATATTGCTTATGAAGGTCATAAGCCTGTTCCAATATGCTGATTACTCAGAGATAGGGTATATTTACCCTGCAGCCATGGGAGCTATGCTGATCAAAATATTGATCGATGAAAAGCTTGCAATGTACTACACAATTATTATGGCTATCAGCGGAAGCATCATTTTTAATGAAGGTGTTACAGGAACATTCCAGCTGACATCAGCCATTTATATCCTTTGCAGCGGCTTGGCGGCCATATTGTTTTTGAGTAAGCAGAATCGCCGCTCTAAAATATTGCAGGCTGGTTTATTTGTATCTGCAGTTAACATACTTGTTATCTTTTCAATGCTTTTTTTAAGAAATGGCCACTATGAAACGATAGAATATGGATTTTACTTTGTCATAGCTCTGATTTCAGGTATATCGTCTGCTGTCCTGGCGATTGGCCTGCTGCCATATTTTGAGGCGGGCTTTGGAATTTTGTCTACTATGAGGCTGATTGAGCTTTCCAATCCTAATCATCCGCTGCTGAGAAAGATACTGATCGAATCTCCCGGAACCTACCATCATAGTGTAATGGTTGCAAATCTTTCCGAGTCAGCTTGTGAAGCTATTGGAGCAAATGGTCTTTTGGCGAGGGTGGGCTGCTATTATCACGATATCGGCAAAACGAAACGGCCGCAATTTTTTATTGAGAATCAGGTGAATATTGAAAATCCGCATGATCGGCTTCCTCCTCAGACCAGTAAGAACATTATTATCGCCCATGCCGCAGATGGGGCTGAAATGCTCCGAAAACATAAGATGCCTAAGGAGATAGTGGATATTGCCGAACAGCATCATGGAACAACATTGCTGAAATATTTTTACTATAAAGCAAAACAGAATGGCCTTGAGGTAAAAGAAGAGGATTATCGCTATCCGGGACCTAAACCGCAATCAAAAGAGTCGGCAGTCATCGGCATTGCGGATAGCGTAGAAGCTGCAGTCCGTTCAATGGCACATCCTACAACAGAGCAAATAGAGGATTTGGTCAAAAAGATAATCGCAGACAGGCTTCAGGATGGACAGCTGAATGAATGTGATTTAACCTTAAAAGAACTGGAAACCGTTTCACACTCGTTCTGTGAAACGTTAAACGGAATTTTCCATTCACGTATTGAGTATCCTGAAATGACAAAACAGAAGGTGAAACAGGCATGA
- the ybeY gene encoding rRNA maturation RNase YbeY — MNLSIDFLDETNELQENDIAKIEELINFAASKETVEPESEVSITFVTNERIREINREYRDKDRPTDVISFAMEELGEGEIELIGADMPRVLGDIIISTAKAKEQAEEYGHSFIRELGFLAVHGFLHLLGYDHENPDDEKKMFSRQKDILDEFGLTR; from the coding sequence ATGAATTTAAGCATTGATTTTTTAGACGAAACGAATGAGCTTCAGGAAAATGATATAGCCAAAATTGAAGAGTTAATTAACTTTGCGGCTTCAAAAGAAACTGTAGAGCCTGAAAGCGAAGTATCCATTACGTTTGTGACCAATGAGCGCATCCGCGAAATCAACAGGGAGTACCGGGATAAAGATCGGCCCACAGATGTTATTTCTTTCGCGATGGAAGAGCTGGGTGAAGGTGAAATTGAATTGATTGGTGCTGATATGCCGCGGGTACTTGGGGATATCATTATCTCCACTGCTAAGGCGAAGGAGCAGGCGGAGGAATATGGACATTCTTTTATAAGGGAGCTTGGCTTTTTGGCGGTCCATGGCTTCCTTCATCTTCTTGGCTATGATCATGAAAATCCGGATGATGAGAAAAAAATGTTTTCCCGCCAGAAGGATATACTTGATGAATTCGGGCTCACGAGATAA
- a CDS encoding diacylglycerol kinase family protein, which produces MNSGSRDKKVRKHNVLKSFVFAFSGIRTSLLNERNLQIHLAVSLAVMFFGIYFGISRLEWMVILLAIGGMLSLELLNTAIERAVDLATEDYHPLAKQAKDIAAGAVLVYAIVSVIIGGVIFLPKILIFLQ; this is translated from the coding sequence ATGAATTCGGGCTCACGAGATAAAAAAGTCCGAAAACACAATGTCCTTAAATCCTTTGTGTTTGCTTTTTCCGGAATTAGAACTTCGTTATTGAATGAAAGGAATCTGCAGATACATTTGGCAGTATCCCTGGCTGTCATGTTCTTTGGGATATACTTTGGCATTTCCCGGCTTGAATGGATGGTCATTCTGCTGGCCATCGGGGGCATGCTCTCACTTGAATTGCTGAATACAGCCATTGAAAGGGCTGTGGATCTGGCAACCGAAGATTATCATCCCCTTGCAAAGCAGGCGAAGGATATAGCCGCTGGAGCGGTGCTGGTGTATGCCATTGTAAGTGTAATAATAGGCGGAGTAATATTCCTGCCTAAAATTCTGATATTTTTGCAGTAA
- a CDS encoding cytidine deaminase, which yields MHREQLRFTGKEEIFVNNDQLIQEAKIARDRAYVPYSKFKVGAALLSSDGQVFHGCNIENAAYSMCNCAERTALFKAYSDGVKSFSAIAVVADTDRPVPPCGACRQVISELCPPEMKVVLTNLKGDIKELTVEKLLPGAFSPEDLHE from the coding sequence TTGCATCGGGAGCAGCTCCGTTTTACAGGAAAGGAAGAAATATTTGTGAATAACGATCAACTAATACAGGAAGCAAAGATTGCAAGAGATAGAGCATATGTGCCATATTCAAAATTCAAAGTGGGAGCGGCGCTATTAAGCAGTGACGGTCAGGTTTTTCACGGCTGCAACATAGAAAATGCAGCGTACAGCATGTGTAATTGTGCTGAAAGGACTGCGCTTTTCAAAGCGTATTCTGATGGCGTAAAAAGCTTTTCAGCCATTGCTGTTGTTGCTGACACAGACCGTCCTGTCCCCCCATGCGGTGCATGCAGACAGGTAATATCCGAATTATGTCCGCCTGAAATGAAAGTTGTTTTAACCAACTTAAAAGGGGATATTAAAGAACTAACAGTTGAAAAATTACTGCCAGGAGCATTTTCACCGGAGGACTTACATGAATAA
- the era gene encoding GTPase Era, translating to MNNTQQGHKSGFISIIGRPNVGKSTFLNRVIGQKIAIMSDKPQTTRNKVQGVLTTNDAQFIFIDTPGIHKPKHKLGDFMMKVAQNTLKEVDVILFMVNAQEGFGRGEEFILEKFQSVRTPIFLVINKIDQVHPDELLKIIESYKEKYDFSEIIPISALEGNNVETLLGQIKKYIPEGPQFYPADQVTDHPERFIVSELIREKALHLTREEIPHSLAVTIDKMERREDKDVVHVMATIIVERDSQKGIVIGKQGKMLKEIGKRARVDIENLLGSQVFLELWVKVQKDWRNKMSQLRDFGFREDEY from the coding sequence ATGAATAATACACAACAAGGACACAAATCAGGCTTTATTTCCATAATCGGCAGACCAAACGTAGGAAAATCAACGTTTTTAAATCGCGTAATTGGGCAGAAAATTGCCATTATGAGTGATAAGCCGCAAACAACGCGCAATAAAGTTCAGGGTGTCCTGACAACCAATGACGCACAATTTATTTTTATTGATACGCCAGGAATTCATAAGCCAAAGCATAAACTGGGAGACTTCATGATGAAAGTTGCCCAAAACACACTGAAAGAAGTGGATGTCATCCTGTTTATGGTAAATGCCCAGGAAGGCTTTGGACGCGGTGAAGAATTCATACTTGAGAAATTTCAGTCAGTCCGTACGCCAATTTTCCTTGTGATCAATAAGATTGACCAGGTACATCCAGATGAACTTCTTAAAATTATTGAATCTTACAAGGAAAAGTACGATTTCAGCGAAATTATCCCCATTTCTGCTTTAGAAGGCAATAATGTAGAGACGCTGTTAGGACAGATTAAAAAATATATTCCGGAAGGGCCGCAGTTTTATCCTGCTGATCAGGTAACAGATCACCCAGAAAGATTTATTGTTTCCGAACTGATCAGGGAAAAAGCGCTGCACTTAACGAGAGAAGAAATACCGCACTCACTGGCTGTAACTATTGATAAAATGGAGCGCCGCGAAGACAAGGATGTCGTCCATGTCATGGCAACGATCATTGTGGAACGTGACTCCCAAAAAGGGATTGTGATTGGAAAGCAAGGAAAAATGCTCAAGGAAATCGGAAAAAGAGCCAGGGTGGATATTGAAAATCTTCTTGGATCACAGGTTTTTCTGGAGCTTTGGGTCAAAGTCCAGAAAGACTGGCGCAATAAAATGTCTCAGCTCCGCGATTTTGGCTTCCGTGAAGATGAGTACTGA
- a CDS encoding YqzL family protein → MMDFTWRVFSQTGNIDTYLLFKELEKETQDIPGSNDEELAEADFPIS, encoded by the coding sequence ATGATGGATTTTACCTGGAGAGTGTTTTCCCAGACAGGAAATATTGACACATATCTTCTCTTCAAGGAGCTAGAAAAGGAAACTCAGGATATACCCGGCAGCAATGATGAAGAGCTAGCAGAAGCTGATTTTCCCATCTCATAG
- the recO gene encoding DNA repair protein RecO, protein MLDKCEGIVIRTTNYSETNKIVTLYTREWGKVGVMARGAKKPNSRLAAVTQLFTYGNFLVQRGSGLGTLQQGDMISSMRSIKEDIFLTAYASYIVDLTDKSSEDKKPNPFLFELLHQTLNLINEGYDPEILTNIYEMKMLNGLGLYPVLDQCSVCGSTDGHFAFSIRENGLICHRCLDKDPYHYKVSQATIKLLRLFYFFDLSRLGNISVKPETKAELKKIISAYYEEYSGLNLKSKKFLNQMDKFNDLM, encoded by the coding sequence TTGCTTGATAAATGTGAAGGCATCGTCATCAGGACAACTAATTATAGTGAAACAAATAAGATAGTTACTTTATATACCCGGGAATGGGGTAAAGTTGGTGTGATGGCACGAGGAGCGAAAAAGCCCAACAGCAGACTTGCAGCTGTCACCCAGCTTTTTACATACGGGAATTTTTTAGTTCAGCGCGGAAGCGGTCTCGGTACCCTGCAGCAGGGTGACATGATTTCATCCATGCGATCTATTAAAGAAGATATTTTTCTGACGGCTTATGCAAGCTATATTGTCGATTTGACTGATAAAAGCAGTGAGGATAAGAAGCCCAACCCATTTTTGTTTGAATTGCTGCATCAAACGCTAAATTTAATTAACGAAGGATATGACCCGGAAATTCTCACGAACATTTATGAAATGAAAATGCTGAATGGTCTAGGTTTATATCCAGTTCTTGATCAATGTTCTGTCTGCGGAAGCACTGACGGACATTTTGCATTTTCTATCCGGGAAAACGGACTCATTTGTCATCGCTGTCTTGATAAGGATCCTTATCATTATAAAGTATCACAGGCGACAATTAAGCTGCTGCGACTGTTTTATTTTTTTGACTTGTCCAGACTCGGCAATATCTCTGTTAAACCGGAGACCAAAGCTGAATTGAAAAAGATTATCTCTGCTTATTATGAAGAGTATTCCGGCTTAAACCTTAAGTCTAAGAAGTTTTTGAATCAAATGGACAAGTTTAATGATCTTATGTAA
- the glyQ gene encoding glycine--tRNA ligase subunit alpha encodes MNIQNMILTLQKHWSEQGCILMQAYDTEKGAGTMSPYTFLRAIGPEPWNVAYVEPSRRPADGRYGENPNRLYQHHQFQVIMKPSPDNIQELYLDSLKALGIDPLEHDIRFVEDNWENPSLGCAGLGWEVWLDGMEITQFTYFQQVGGLECKPVSVEITYGIERLASYIQDKENVFDLEWTEGFTVRDIFLQPEFEHSKYTFETSDQEMLFNLFNIYEKEAHRQMDEGLVHPAYDYVLKCSHTFNLLDARGAISVTERTGYIARCRNLARKIAKTFYEEREKLGFPILKDKEEGSHE; translated from the coding sequence ATGAATATTCAAAACATGATTTTAACACTTCAAAAACATTGGTCTGAACAGGGTTGTATCCTCATGCAGGCTTATGATACTGAAAAAGGCGCCGGTACAATGAGCCCTTATACATTTTTACGAGCGATTGGACCAGAGCCGTGGAATGTGGCTTATGTAGAACCTTCACGCCGTCCGGCCGATGGCCGATATGGAGAGAATCCAAACCGGCTTTATCAGCATCATCAATTTCAGGTGATCATGAAGCCGTCGCCGGATAATATCCAGGAGCTGTATCTTGATTCACTCAAGGCATTGGGCATTGATCCGCTTGAACATGACATCCGGTTTGTAGAAGATAACTGGGAAAATCCTTCTCTTGGCTGCGCAGGCTTAGGATGGGAAGTTTGGCTTGATGGTATGGAAATAACACAGTTCACATACTTCCAGCAGGTAGGCGGATTGGAATGCAAGCCTGTATCTGTTGAAATTACATACGGAATTGAAAGGCTTGCCTCTTACATTCAGGATAAGGAAAATGTATTTGACCTTGAATGGACAGAAGGATTTACAGTTAGGGACATTTTCCTGCAGCCCGAGTTTGAGCATTCCAAATATACGTTTGAAACATCAGATCAGGAAATGCTCTTTAATTTGTTCAATATCTATGAGAAAGAAGCACATAGGCAAATGGATGAAGGGCTTGTACACCCGGCTTATGACTATGTATTGAAATGTTCCCATACTTTTAACCTGCTCGATGCAAGGGGAGCGATCTCAGTAACAGAAAGAACAGGCTATATTGCAAGGTGCCGGAATCTGGCCAGAAAAATAGCCAAAACCTTTTATGAAGAGAGAGAAAAACTTGGCTTTCCAATTTTAAAGGATAAGGAGGAAGGATCTCATGAATAA